A DNA window from Mariprofundus aestuarium contains the following coding sequences:
- a CDS encoding efflux RND transporter permease subunit, with amino-acid sequence MIHKLIETAVKNRFLVLVATAIIVIAGIQAMRAMPLDAIPDLSDVQVIVFTDYAGQAPQVVEDQVTYPLTTAMLSVPKTKVVRGYSFFGFSMVYVIFEDKTDMYWARTRVLEYLNYARDRLPIAVSPKLGPDATGVGWIYEYALVDKTGNLDLAQLRSLQDWYISYPLQTVEGVAEVASIGGFVKQYQVEVDPDALAAFNIPLSKVKHAIARSNNDVGGRLIEMGETEYMVRGLGYIRSIHDLEITPIGVDAHGTPIFLKQVAHVHLGPELRRGAADLNGEGEVAGGVVIMRYGENAQATIEKVRLKLDELAKGLPKGVEVVPVYDRGALIERAVDNLTEKLIEESIVVALICLLFLMHARSALVAIISLPVGILMAFMIMQWQGISANIMSLGGIAIAIGAMIDGAIVMIENTHKHLERANENISTSERWDAILASTKEVGPALFFSLLIITVSFLPVFTLEAQEGRLFAPLAFTKTWAMAAAALLAVTLVPVLMGLFIRGRIPSEEQNPLNRMLKKLHAPLLQLAVSARAFTVVVTLVLLAFTAYPVMNTGSEFMPPLDEGDILYMPTTYPGISITKARELLQQTDKILKTFPEVESVFGKVGRAETATDPAPLSMLETTIRLKPRNLWPDSAKTTRQLMDDMDAAIQFPGLANAWTYPIKTRIDMLSTGIKTPIGIKVSGPDLNVLENVAGDIERVVKAHPDTLSSFADKAAGGYYLDFDIKREEAARYGLTVGDVQDVISSAIGGMNVTTTVEGLERYPVSVRYPRELRDNLQSLKRVLVPTPTGAQVPLSLVADLQLRRGPPSIKTENARPNAWVYIDIKTSDIGGFVREAKQIVDESVKIPVGYTVEWSGQFEYMQRAADKLKMVVPATLAIIFLLLWLNFRNIVAPLTVMLSIPFALIGGFWLVWVLDYNISVAVAVGFIALAGVAAEIGVLVLTFIDQSIMQKREEATGSLSHEDLWQAVQEGVGKRVRPISMTATAVIAGLLPIMWGSGTGSDVMQRIAAPMIGGMVSTTILSLIVLPVVYGLLLQWQHGPTSISSQDEFINRSSDET; translated from the coding sequence ATGATTCACAAACTGATCGAGACTGCAGTTAAGAACCGCTTTCTGGTGCTGGTTGCAACCGCCATCATCGTCATCGCGGGCATTCAGGCCATGCGTGCCATGCCGCTGGATGCGATTCCCGATCTCTCCGACGTGCAGGTGATAGTCTTTACTGATTATGCCGGTCAGGCACCCCAGGTGGTTGAGGATCAGGTCACCTATCCGCTGACCACAGCGATGCTCTCCGTACCCAAGACCAAGGTGGTCCGCGGCTACTCCTTCTTTGGCTTCTCAATGGTCTATGTGATCTTCGAAGACAAAACGGATATGTACTGGGCGCGCACGCGGGTGCTGGAGTATTTGAATTATGCCCGTGATCGACTGCCCATCGCTGTTTCACCAAAGCTTGGCCCGGATGCTACCGGTGTGGGCTGGATCTATGAGTATGCGTTGGTCGACAAAACCGGCAACCTCGACCTGGCTCAGCTAAGAAGCCTGCAGGACTGGTACATCTCTTATCCGCTGCAGACGGTCGAAGGGGTAGCTGAAGTCGCCTCCATCGGCGGGTTCGTTAAGCAGTATCAGGTCGAAGTTGATCCCGATGCACTGGCCGCCTTCAACATCCCGCTCTCAAAAGTGAAACATGCCATTGCACGCAGCAACAACGATGTTGGCGGTCGCCTGATCGAAATGGGCGAAACCGAATACATGGTGCGCGGATTGGGTTATATCCGCTCCATCCATGACCTGGAAATCACACCCATCGGTGTAGATGCACACGGCACGCCGATCTTTCTAAAGCAGGTGGCGCACGTGCACCTGGGACCGGAACTGCGGCGCGGCGCCGCTGATCTGAACGGAGAAGGTGAAGTGGCTGGTGGTGTTGTGATCATGCGCTACGGTGAGAATGCACAGGCCACCATAGAAAAAGTACGTCTCAAGCTAGATGAACTGGCCAAAGGGTTGCCCAAGGGCGTGGAGGTTGTACCGGTCTATGATCGCGGTGCACTGATCGAACGCGCAGTGGATAACCTGACTGAAAAACTGATTGAGGAATCAATTGTCGTGGCACTGATCTGTCTGCTCTTCCTGATGCATGCACGCAGTGCGCTGGTGGCCATTATCTCGCTGCCTGTCGGCATACTGATGGCGTTTATGATCATGCAGTGGCAGGGCATCTCCGCCAACATCATGAGCCTGGGAGGGATTGCCATCGCCATCGGTGCGATGATCGATGGTGCCATCGTAATGATTGAGAATACCCATAAACACCTTGAACGGGCTAACGAAAACATTTCCACCTCTGAGCGCTGGGATGCGATTCTGGCCTCCACCAAAGAGGTGGGGCCTGCGCTCTTTTTCAGCCTGCTGATTATCACGGTCTCCTTCCTGCCAGTGTTTACACTGGAAGCACAGGAAGGGCGGCTTTTTGCACCGCTTGCCTTTACCAAAACCTGGGCCATGGCTGCGGCTGCCCTGCTTGCCGTGACACTGGTTCCGGTACTAATGGGATTGTTCATTCGAGGCCGTATTCCGTCGGAGGAGCAGAACCCACTGAACCGCATGCTTAAAAAACTGCATGCTCCACTATTGCAGCTGGCGGTCTCTGCGCGTGCATTCACCGTGGTGGTGACCTTGGTTCTGCTGGCGTTCACTGCCTACCCGGTGATGAATACCGGTTCGGAGTTTATGCCGCCGCTGGATGAAGGGGATATCCTCTATATGCCGACCACCTACCCCGGCATCTCAATCACCAAGGCGCGGGAGTTGCTGCAGCAGACCGATAAAATCCTGAAAACTTTCCCCGAGGTTGAGTCGGTGTTCGGCAAGGTTGGACGCGCTGAAACAGCAACCGATCCTGCTCCGCTATCGATGTTGGAAACAACAATCCGCCTAAAACCGAGGAATTTATGGCCCGATTCTGCCAAAACCACGCGCCAGCTGATGGATGACATGGATGCTGCGATTCAATTCCCCGGCCTTGCCAATGCCTGGACATATCCGATCAAAACGCGCATCGACATGCTCTCTACTGGCATCAAAACACCGATTGGCATCAAGGTCTCCGGCCCTGACCTGAATGTGCTGGAGAATGTGGCAGGGGATATTGAGCGGGTAGTCAAAGCCCACCCGGATACACTCTCCTCTTTCGCCGATAAAGCGGCTGGCGGCTACTATCTCGATTTCGATATCAAACGCGAGGAGGCGGCCCGTTACGGACTGACTGTCGGCGATGTGCAGGATGTCATCTCCAGCGCCATTGGCGGCATGAATGTCACCACCACAGTCGAGGGGCTGGAACGCTATCCGGTGAGTGTGCGTTATCCGCGTGAATTGCGCGATAACCTGCAGTCACTCAAGCGTGTTCTGGTGCCTACACCGACCGGTGCACAGGTGCCGTTGTCACTCGTTGCTGATCTGCAGTTGCGGCGCGGCCCGCCATCGATCAAAACCGAGAATGCACGGCCCAACGCTTGGGTCTATATCGATATCAAAACCAGCGATATCGGCGGCTTTGTCCGGGAGGCCAAACAGATCGTGGATGAAAGTGTGAAGATTCCAGTGGGTTACACGGTGGAATGGTCTGGCCAGTTTGAGTACATGCAACGGGCTGCAGATAAGCTGAAGATGGTGGTTCCGGCAACACTGGCCATCATTTTCCTGCTGCTCTGGTTAAATTTCCGCAACATCGTTGCGCCGCTGACGGTGATGCTCTCAATTCCCTTTGCACTGATCGGAGGCTTCTGGCTGGTCTGGGTTCTGGATTACAACATTTCTGTTGCTGTGGCTGTTGGTTTTATTGCACTAGCCGGCGTGGCAGCTGAAATCGGGGTGCTGGTACTCACCTTTATTGATCAGTCCATCATGCAAAAAAGGGAGGAAGCAACCGGTTCACTGAGCCATGAAGACCTTTGGCAGGCGGTGCAGGAAGGTGTTGGCAAGCGGGTGCGGCCGATTTCAATGACTGCAACAGCGGTCATTGCCGGTCTGCTTCCCATTATGTGGGGTTCAGGTACGGGATCCGATGTCATGCAGCGCATCGCAGCGCCAATGATCGGCGGCATGGTTAGCACTACGATTCTCAGCCTGATCGTATTACCGGTTGTTTATGGCCTGCTGCTT
- a CDS encoding efflux RND transporter periplasmic adaptor subunit, translating into MNPKNLMMMAFVLTVGLSVGYLLPGSSTSGNGRQEHHADGPCSGGDEVLAWRNPMNPAITSPVFTQDEMGMDYLPICADGERDSGTAGSVSIDATVVQNIGVRTVLAEQKTISRDIRTVGRVTFDEQRVARLHPKVEGWVEKLFVQKTGELVGKGTMLLAIYSPQLVASGEEYLLALKNWQNLKDSPFADVREGAKRLLQSSLDRLKLLDVPEHQLKEIRNSGIVPKALHIHSPFDGIVMNIGAREGSRITPETELYMVADLSRIWVQVDIYEDELPWVQLGDEAQMRLPAVPGRVFSGRLSYIYPYLDGKTRTNKVRIEFDNSDLMLKPDMFANITLKASRTVNAVVIPSEAIVRTGAREQVFVQREPGKFEPREVVLGLQADGQVQIVSGIAAGERVVTSSQFLIDSESKLKEATAKMVEAGKQVTTPDSGMNHSAEALDQMEMNEQPVPKSKPMDHGGPMPASPPDHSHMHGAGHE; encoded by the coding sequence ATGAATCCAAAAAATCTAATGATGATGGCCTTTGTATTGACTGTGGGCTTGTCTGTTGGTTATCTATTGCCGGGCAGCTCTACGAGCGGCAATGGGAGGCAGGAGCATCATGCCGATGGCCCCTGTTCTGGCGGAGATGAGGTGCTTGCATGGCGCAACCCGATGAATCCAGCCATCACATCTCCGGTTTTCACACAGGATGAGATGGGCATGGACTACCTGCCGATCTGTGCTGACGGGGAGCGTGATTCCGGGACTGCCGGCAGCGTCAGTATCGATGCAACCGTGGTGCAGAACATCGGTGTTCGCACTGTGCTTGCTGAGCAGAAAACGATCTCCCGCGACATCCGTACCGTTGGTCGCGTTACCTTTGATGAACAGCGCGTGGCCCGCCTGCACCCCAAGGTTGAGGGGTGGGTGGAGAAGTTGTTCGTGCAGAAAACCGGTGAACTGGTGGGTAAAGGCACAATGCTGCTGGCGATCTATTCACCACAGCTGGTGGCCAGTGGCGAGGAGTATCTTCTGGCATTGAAAAACTGGCAGAACCTGAAAGATAGTCCGTTTGCTGATGTCAGGGAGGGTGCAAAGCGACTGCTGCAGAGTTCGCTGGATCGGCTGAAATTGCTGGATGTTCCGGAGCACCAGCTCAAAGAGATCCGCAACAGTGGCATCGTACCCAAAGCACTGCATATCCATTCACCCTTCGATGGCATTGTGATGAATATCGGTGCCCGCGAAGGCAGCCGTATCACCCCGGAAACGGAACTCTACATGGTCGCCGATCTCTCCCGTATCTGGGTGCAGGTCGATATCTATGAGGATGAATTGCCCTGGGTGCAGCTCGGTGATGAGGCCCAGATGCGTCTTCCGGCTGTGCCGGGGCGTGTTTTTTCGGGGCGGCTGAGCTACATCTACCCCTATCTGGACGGAAAAACCCGCACCAACAAGGTGCGCATTGAGTTCGATAATTCAGACCTGATGCTAAAACCGGATATGTTTGCCAATATCACACTAAAGGCATCACGCACGGTAAATGCGGTGGTCATACCATCGGAGGCCATTGTCCGAACAGGTGCGCGTGAACAGGTGTTTGTGCAGCGGGAGCCGGGCAAGTTCGAACCGCGTGAAGTAGTGCTGGGACTGCAGGCCGATGGTCAGGTTCAGATTGTTTCCGGTATTGCGGCAGGGGAGAGGGTGGTAACGAGCAGCCAGTTCCTGATTGATTCGGAGTCCAAACTTAAAGAAGCCACTGCCAAAATGGTCGAAGCTGGCAAGCAGGTTACTACTCCCGATTCCGGCATGAACCATTCGGCAGAAGCACTAGATCAGATGGAGATGAATGAGCAACCAGTCCCGAAGTCGAAACCGATGGATCACGGAGGGCCGATGCCTGCCAGTCCGCCTGATCATTCACACATGCACGGAGCAGGCCATGAATAA
- a CDS encoding TolC family protein — MHVLKTGWLLPVLLSLTTQAFAATPLTLKQAEQLALKHHPGLQAQGQQAEAMRAIPAQVGSLPDPVLSLNALNLPVDSFSASQENMTQMQVGLSQALPFPGKLGLRQQAAEELAAAAGSDTEEFQLLLVSHVRIRWWNLAYLERALATLQSNQTLLRHLVRVAEAKYKTGAGLQQDVLLAQLELSKLLERELSLKSDRVREQAELNRLLGRDSAMPIALPHFLPKHDTAPVDIAGLKVWAEEHRPLLAGFERRIAAADALVSLAGKDYYPDFKLGAAYGFRQSINPVNRQSRPDLASLSLSMNMPFNLGGKQDSAFDQRRAERERARLSRQDAVNRVYAEIDIAAAELAMTLEQLSLFQHGIIPQARQTTASMLAGYQVNKVDFLNLIRARLNEFNNDIQYWHLYARAGQAQARLAAASGKEPRRPVHDSAVGHNEKTNEMGSLQ, encoded by the coding sequence ATGCATGTCCTCAAAACCGGCTGGTTGTTGCCGGTACTTCTCAGCTTAACCACACAAGCCTTTGCGGCGACTCCGCTGACCCTGAAGCAGGCAGAACAACTGGCATTGAAACATCATCCGGGGCTGCAGGCTCAGGGCCAACAGGCTGAAGCGATGCGCGCGATTCCGGCACAGGTGGGCAGCCTTCCCGACCCTGTTCTTAGCCTGAATGCATTGAATCTTCCCGTCGACTCATTTTCTGCAAGTCAGGAAAACATGACCCAGATGCAGGTGGGTCTGTCACAAGCACTGCCCTTCCCGGGCAAGCTTGGCTTGCGGCAACAGGCCGCTGAAGAGCTGGCTGCAGCAGCGGGTAGCGACACCGAAGAGTTTCAACTGCTGCTGGTAAGCCATGTGCGCATACGCTGGTGGAATCTTGCCTATCTGGAGCGGGCACTGGCCACGCTGCAGAGCAACCAGACACTGCTGCGCCACCTGGTGCGGGTGGCTGAAGCCAAGTACAAAACCGGTGCGGGGCTGCAGCAGGATGTACTGCTTGCACAGCTGGAGCTATCCAAGCTGCTAGAACGGGAGCTCTCTCTGAAATCGGACCGTGTTCGGGAACAGGCGGAACTGAACAGGCTTCTTGGCCGGGATAGTGCTATGCCGATAGCTCTGCCTCACTTCCTGCCAAAGCATGATACAGCCCCTGTCGACATCGCAGGCTTGAAAGTCTGGGCCGAAGAGCACCGGCCATTGCTTGCCGGTTTTGAGCGCCGTATTGCGGCAGCCGATGCCTTGGTCTCGCTGGCCGGGAAGGATTATTACCCCGATTTCAAACTGGGAGCAGCTTATGGTTTCCGTCAGAGCATCAATCCGGTTAACCGCCAATCGCGGCCCGATCTGGCATCGCTAAGCCTGTCGATGAATATGCCATTTAACCTTGGCGGAAAACAGGATAGTGCATTCGATCAACGCCGTGCGGAGAGAGAGCGGGCCCGCCTCTCCAGGCAGGATGCCGTGAACCGGGTGTATGCGGAGATTGATATTGCTGCGGCAGAGCTTGCCATGACGCTTGAGCAATTGTCCCTGTTTCAGCACGGCATTATTCCGCAGGCGCGGCAGACCACCGCATCCATGCTGGCGGGTTATCAGGTGAATAAGGTCGACTTCCTCAATCTGATTCGTGCCCGCCTCAACGAATTCAATAACGATATTCAATACTGGCACCTCTACGCCCGCGCCGGTCAGGCACAGGCCCGGCTGGCTGCGGCATCTGGAAAAGAGCCGCGGCGTCCAGTCCACGATAGCGCCGTTGGCCACAACGAAAAAACAAATGAGATGGGGAGCCTCCAATGA